The DNA window AAatgaatgtgtttttaaaaacattcttggCAGTTTTCAAAACATAGGTACTTACTTTTTGCGGCGACGGCCATACAGCTCACGTCGCAACTCTCGAGAAATGGGTTTCAAATGCATAAAATTACAGAAACCTCCTCGTGTACATTccctaaaaaaaaaggaatttggtaagttttcaaaaagaaaaaagttatagCATTTCTACTCTGAAACAACTTTGTAAATGTTACCATAGTAAACAAGCTGGGGGAAAAAGCATCCAAAAAGACTTTTACTTACCCCATTTCATATTGGCGGCAGCAAGCTTCTCTGAAGTCTGTCACAGGGGAGAGCTCAGCATGAATTGGCTGTCCATTAAACCAGCGGTTGTTCAGGTCAATAACAGCCTTTTCGGCATCTTCTTCACGTCGAAACTGAAAAGGTATGTTTACAAAAATGAAATCTCTTTGATGTTCAGTGTAAATTCTTGAACCAGCCTCCTAGTTTCAGGGCTAACGGTAAATCTAGGAAATTGGCCTAGTTGGGTTGATTTACACAAAATGATTTCCAGGGCACTGAATATACAAGCAGCCATTTAATGTTTCTTAGAGaatattattgaaggctttcatgacagGAATCAATggtctattgtgggttttctaggctataTGGcagttgtctggtagtttttgctcctaacatttcacctacagCTATGGCTGGCATAAAACAGTCCATACAGGAATAGTATGTTTTAACAGCAACAATCCATAGACAGTCATATTTAATACTGTTGATATGTGAATACAGAACTAGTCATAATTTCTTTTGTaattctctttatttatttttatttcattaaaatataattcttttagagttttctttttattatgtAAAGAATTTTAACAAACCACATCCACTCTGCAAAACTATTTGCAAGGAAAAACTAGGACATATTTCATAGAATTTACTAAGCAGCTCCAATTATGAACCACATTGAGTTGTACACATAAATTAAAAACTTATATTCATAGTACTTCTAATCTGTAGAGCTAAGGTATAATGCATGGCCACTACTCAACAGAATGAGATACAGGATGGGATTGCACATTCCTACAGTTTCCCAGTCTAAAGCTTGGAAATACAACTGTAAAATCTAGGATCCAAACACATCCTAATATTGAAGTACTTCCACACCGAACTCCCTAGCTGGACCAGGGCAATAGTTCAGGATTAAATATCCAAAACCATGGTTAACATGCTGTAAGAACAAATTATTTTCAACACAGTAAAAGTTTAAAGTAATAAAAAGGAACTTTGCTTTCTCTATTTTTTATATTGGGCAGACTGATTACTATGCAAAAATATTTACTtaatgaaataaaacagtttaataagcaaaagttccacatattttttcaAATACACAATGTAGTGCAATCTTCACTCTGATCAATACATTCAGATTTGTCTTCATATCCTACCTTAACATATACGTTTCCAACCAGATGATCACCAAGATTATCACAGACATTCATCTCCTCAACTTCACcgtatttttcttccatttctgtaAAAACCTCCTGAATTTAGaacaaacacaaaatacaatattaatttGATCTTTTGGGAGTTTATAAGCATTAGCAAGCATGTCAACTGATACTATTCACTGCAAATTTAACACTGAATCTCATTTTTCTGGTTCTTTCTTAGCTACAAGGAATTTTTAAGTCACATTCTAAGTGACTACATTTCtggttttttaattaaagaattGAGGTGATTTGTTATCTCACATATGAAAAATAAAACTTCATTGTAATCTGTAAGTAGCTATTTTTAGATGATGCTAACAGCGCAAAATTCTTGTGATTGATCAAAGCCATTCCTCAAAGTCACACCAAGtgaagagcccaaattcttcagCAAGCTTTCATATGAATTCCCACAGCTTCAAGTCACCTGCACATCATAATTTATCCATCCAACCTCCTGCTTCTACTTATCTTATCTAATTATAAGTATTCCTGGAACTGAGATGGGTCCAAGATAGCCCTTGGACAGGTGGAAAGCACTTTTGCAGGGTGGAGAGGGGCTGTTCCTACACTTGCTCCTTTTCCTTGAACAGCATCGCCCCACACAGTATTTCATGCTATTTAAGAGTCACTTGGCCCCCAGAAGTAGCTTTTGGGTTGTGTGGGTAGAGGCAGATATGTTCAGTGACTGAGCTCtttagctgttttttttttttgggggggggggggggggggtttgatctAATACTATGGTACTTCCATGTACCATACATTGGCAATATCAAAGTGTTAAAAACAGTTCTTTAAATTGACAGGTATGACTGAAATTACTCCTGGTTTTCCTTTGTCTTCAAGAGAAGCTTTAGAATGTATAATTTCAATTACAATGAATGTTGCCTCATGTTCACATTTACACAATGCTTTCCAAAGTATTATTTGGTTTAACATACCTCAAAGAATTCATCATAATGCTCCTGCATTTCAACATCACTCACAGCACCTGCAAATACCAAGTCATATTAATTAAAGTCTATCTTGTAACTTTGCAAAGGACTCTGAGCACAACACAAAATAATCCTAAGAAAAATGTCAGAAGAAGCCATCTACTGGAGTAAAACATATGTAATACACAGCTAACCGTTATAAGTAAATCATGAGCAATTCTGCAAGtccctaaagaaaaaaaatcacagcaatgTTTAAAAGTTTTTATAACATCTCAGTGGAGG is part of the Sphaerodactylus townsendi isolate TG3544 linkage group LG04, MPM_Stown_v2.3, whole genome shotgun sequence genome and encodes:
- the U2AF1 gene encoding splicing factor U2AF 35 kDa subunit isoform X2; this encodes MAEYLASIFGTEKDKVNCSFYFKIGACRHGDRCSRLHNKPTFSQTILIQNIYRNPQNSAQTADGSHCAVSDVEMQEHYDEFFEEVFTEMEEKYGEVEEMNVCDNLGDHLVGNVYVKFRREEDAEKAVIDLNNRWFNGQPIHAELSPVTDFREACCRQYEMGECTRGGFCNFMHLKPISRELRRELYGRRRKKHRSRSRSRERRSRSRDRGRGGGGGGGGGGGGGGGGGGGGRERDRRRSRDRERSGRF
- the U2AF1 gene encoding splicing factor U2AF 35 kDa subunit isoform X1 — protein: MAEYLASIFGTEKDKVNCSFYFKIGACRHGDRCSRLHNKPTFSQTIALLNIYRNPQNSSQSADGLRCAVSDVEMQEHYDEFFEEVFTEMEEKYGEVEEMNVCDNLGDHLVGNVYVKFRREEDAEKAVIDLNNRWFNGQPIHAELSPVTDFREACCRQYEMGECTRGGFCNFMHLKPISRELRRELYGRRRKKHRSRSRSRERRSRSRDRGRGGGGGGGGGGGGGGGGGGGGRERDRRRSRDRERSGRF
- the U2AF1 gene encoding splicing factor U2AF 35 kDa subunit isoform X3 — protein: MQEHYDEFFEEVFTEMEEKYGEVEEMNVCDNLGDHLVGNVYVKFRREEDAEKAVIDLNNRWFNGQPIHAELSPVTDFREACCRQYEMGECTRGGFCNFMHLKPISRELRRELYGRRRKKHRSRSRSRERRSRSRDRGRGGGGGGGGGGGGGGGGGGGGRERDRRRSRDRERSGRF